The following proteins come from a genomic window of Novosphingobium aromaticivorans DSM 12444:
- a CDS encoding DUF2946 family protein — protein MGRLRYFLLARRGLVLALVALAIGMKALVPAGFMVETHGRVLTVAICSDASGLPKTTREIAVPSKEPRRQGGETGEACPYGALSMAALGAGADPALLLLALAFILLRGFLPVPALRLTSARRIRPPLRAPPVFG, from the coding sequence ATGGGGCGCCTCCGATACTTTCTTCTGGCCCGCCGGGGCCTTGTGCTCGCGCTCGTCGCGCTGGCGATCGGCATGAAGGCGCTGGTTCCGGCCGGTTTCATGGTGGAGACGCACGGGCGTGTCCTGACGGTGGCGATCTGTTCGGACGCCAGCGGCCTGCCAAAGACCACCCGGGAAATCGCCGTACCGTCGAAGGAACCGCGGCGCCAGGGCGGAGAGACGGGCGAGGCCTGTCCGTACGGAGCGCTTTCCATGGCCGCGCTGGGGGCAGGGGCCGATCCGGCGCTTCTTCTGCTCGCGCTCGCCTTCATCCTCCTGCGCGGCTTCCTGCCGGTCCCCGCACTGCGGCTGACGTCCGCGCGCCGAATTCGTCCCCCGCTTCGCGCTCCACCAGTCTTCGGCTGA
- the pelF gene encoding GT4 family glycosyltransferase PelF — MTGRESDVCVIVEGAYPYVTGGVASWLQELITSLPELTFSVVAIKADEEPQKWNVEPPPNVIEVVEVPLSFAPRRPAALPPSLADRIGRLLLRFLQEGQPEILRTLVAELAALDRKPHPGDVMSSAQMFSILTEHYREAFPSASFHHFFWATRILLGGLLAVLLAPLPRARTYHTLSTGFAGLLAARARHETGRPAFLTEHGIYLLERQIEIMMAEWMGDQIDNGLALEREQHDLRDLWAAAFESYARGCYDVCHPIIALYGANSEVQARMGARRKSLRVIPNGIRPERFEGVVSRRDEQRPLIALIGRVVPIKDIKTFIRAAGLVHAAFPDARFAVLGPRDEDVDYALDCTALVDELGLGDVIAFPGRVNVVDWMPKIDILVLTSLSEAQPLVILEAGACGIPSVAPDVGSCRELIEGNKPGEPHGGIITALVDPEATAAALLRLLRHPDLRASMGEVMRARVHADYDWSGIVEQYRRIYSGKEEPRQMAVVGSPPVPRATLRDVANAIRGPSKG, encoded by the coding sequence ATGACCGGACGCGAAAGCGATGTCTGCGTCATCGTCGAAGGCGCCTATCCCTATGTTACGGGCGGCGTTGCAAGCTGGCTTCAGGAATTGATCACCAGCTTGCCGGAACTGACCTTTTCCGTCGTGGCGATCAAGGCCGACGAGGAACCACAGAAATGGAACGTCGAACCGCCCCCAAACGTGATCGAGGTCGTGGAGGTCCCGCTGTCGTTCGCCCCGCGCAGACCGGCCGCGCTACCGCCGAGCCTTGCCGACCGGATAGGGCGCCTGCTCCTGCGTTTCCTTCAGGAGGGCCAGCCCGAAATACTGCGAACCCTGGTGGCCGAGCTGGCCGCGCTCGATCGCAAGCCGCATCCTGGCGATGTCATGTCCAGCGCGCAGATGTTCTCGATCCTCACGGAACATTACCGCGAAGCATTCCCCTCCGCTTCGTTCCATCATTTCTTCTGGGCAACCCGGATCCTCTTGGGAGGCTTGCTCGCCGTTCTTCTGGCGCCGCTGCCGAGGGCACGCACCTACCACACCCTGTCCACCGGGTTCGCTGGCCTGCTTGCGGCGCGCGCGCGGCATGAAACCGGACGCCCCGCGTTCCTTACCGAGCACGGCATCTATCTGCTCGAGCGGCAGATCGAGATCATGATGGCGGAATGGATGGGGGATCAGATCGACAACGGACTGGCGCTTGAACGCGAACAGCATGATCTGCGCGACCTGTGGGCGGCTGCGTTCGAAAGCTACGCCCGAGGGTGTTACGACGTCTGCCATCCGATCATTGCGCTTTACGGCGCCAACAGCGAAGTCCAGGCGCGCATGGGGGCTCGGCGCAAGAGCCTGCGGGTCATCCCCAACGGCATCCGGCCTGAACGCTTCGAGGGCGTAGTCTCCCGCCGTGACGAACAGCGGCCGCTCATTGCTCTCATCGGCCGCGTCGTACCTATCAAGGACATCAAGACCTTCATTCGTGCCGCAGGTCTTGTTCACGCGGCATTCCCCGATGCGCGCTTTGCGGTGCTCGGCCCCCGGGATGAAGACGTGGATTACGCTCTCGACTGTACTGCGCTTGTCGACGAACTCGGACTCGGAGACGTGATCGCGTTTCCCGGCCGGGTCAATGTGGTCGACTGGATGCCGAAGATCGACATACTCGTCCTGACCAGCCTATCGGAAGCCCAGCCGCTGGTCATTCTCGAGGCAGGCGCATGCGGCATTCCATCGGTTGCGCCCGATGTTGGCAGTTGTCGCGAACTGATCGAAGGCAATAAGCCGGGCGAACCCCATGGCGGTATCATCACGGCTCTTGTCGATCCCGAGGCGACCGCCGCAGCGCTTCTGCGTCTGCTGCGCCATCCTGATTTGCGCGCCTCGATGGGCGAGGTGATGCGGGCGCGGGTCCATGCGGATTACGACTGGTCGGGTATCGTGGAACAGTATCGTCGTATCTATTCGGGGAAGGAGGAGCCTCGCCAAATGGCGGTGGTCGGTTCGCCACCGGTCCCTCGTGCGACCTTGCGCGATGTCGCGAACGCGATTCGCGGACCGTCGAAGGGGTGA
- a CDS encoding LuxR C-terminal-related transcriptional regulator, which translates to MAGPHLIVLDTGKGDQLDLQAMFKGYKASYPQARLVILAESFEFEGVMRAFAAGADGYIVKEIGCQSLMESLRLIALGEKVMPSALAQFLPETMERRTRPARPGPDLAGTLSEREIETFRRMCRGEPNKVIAQNLGITEATVKVHVKAILRKLHLKNRTQAVAWALGEGADFGGPDRRRSAAGHSSTTPGAIAA; encoded by the coding sequence TTGGCAGGTCCGCACCTTATCGTGCTGGATACCGGCAAGGGCGACCAACTCGATCTCCAGGCGATGTTCAAGGGCTACAAGGCATCCTATCCGCAGGCTCGCCTTGTGATCCTCGCCGAAAGCTTCGAGTTCGAAGGCGTGATGCGCGCGTTCGCCGCCGGTGCCGATGGCTACATCGTCAAGGAGATCGGCTGCCAGTCCCTCATGGAATCGCTTCGCCTCATCGCCCTTGGTGAAAAGGTCATGCCAAGCGCGCTCGCGCAGTTCCTTCCCGAAACAATGGAACGTCGCACGCGTCCTGCCCGTCCCGGCCCGGACCTGGCCGGCACCCTCTCCGAGCGCGAAATCGAGACATTCCGTCGCATGTGCCGAGGCGAACCTAACAAGGTCATCGCCCAGAACCTTGGCATAACCGAGGCGACCGTGAAGGTTCACGTCAAGGCGATCCTGCGCAAGCTGCATCTAAAGAACCGTACGCAGGCCGTTGCCTGGGCCTTGGGCGAAGGGGCCGACTTCGGCGGTCCTGACCGCCGCCGTTCTGCAGCCGGCCATTCCAGCACCACGCCTGGTGCCATCGCCGCCTGA